The DNA segment tttaaaataaatttaaacaaaccaataaaatagtaacatatgtcctgttattaaaaaattattaaaaaaaaattattaaaaaagagttgttaaaatatgaaagaagacggaaaaaacaaaaacaaaacacttcATTTGGCTGTAAATCAAGACCTAAAGTAACTTACAGATGTCATGTAGCTGCATTGAtagcaaaaagaaaatttgtaggAAACCAAAATCAATCTGTGTTGCACGTGATATTCACGTGGTAAACAAGTTCACTGTCTCTGATGCAGAAGACAGAATTCTTTTGGTGTTCCTcctcaattcaattttttttgtaaaccaCACACTCCTTTCCTTGGCTGAGGGAGCTTCCTGTTGTTTTCCATCTCTTGGGTTCCAAGCGTTTCCCTTTGACTCGAAGGAGCCATTACTGTCTTGTGGCCTCACATTATTACAGGACGAATTACAgcatgttaaaaaatattttattttgatttaatatttatcattactTTAAATTGCTACTTTTGTTATATAGTTTTAAGTAGATCAATTATGACTATGAATTGTTTATTACGTGCAACGGCGTCGTGCATTCTGAATTATTGTGCAGGTTTAAGTAATACAGATCCCCAAAACCCTCCACATCAAATTCACCTGGAAGTTAAAATAATTGCAGCGTTGTCGATAGTACCGTAAACGATGAGCATGATTCTCACTCATTTGATGTTGAAAGGGCTAAATCAAAATTGACAAGTCAAGAACCTTTAGATGGATAGGCATCGTTCTGCATATAACTAAGCCCTGCTTACCTATATTTTGAAGGAAAGTATTTTGCTTTACTGTTTGTAGTTATAAGATCAGAAAAGACATTATAACTGcagcaataaaattgaaaatttgaaactcAATACGGTAAAACTTGTAATAAGTTAAAGCCCAAGAAAATTCATTCCGAAGTTAAAAATGAACAGAGACGTAGGTATGGTAAACCTGTTTAAAGTGGAAAAATACCttgtaatttgaagaaaagGTTGGCCGTCTCACAATTTGATGAATGAGTTTATCATTTGAGCAACCTTACTAACAAATAATAACCTGAAAGCCCCAGTTTGTTTCTTACTGTCATACTTAAGCAGAAACAATGCTCTAAATTATGGGTCCCAAACTGAAGTTGATGGTGACCAAACAATCACATATTATTACGTAATATCAATAAGCAAGCTTGGGGAGACAACGAGCAGGACCCCTACCCAAAAAGAGCAACTTAAATGAGCAGATTTGTCCTTCTGAGAGCTAGAAAATGATATGAGGAAGTCTCTTTTCAGGTACGAACGATGTCAAGCACTCCCTGCgggaaaaaaaaagtacatacAGAGAGTACGAAATGGAAATACTTCCTTGTCTTAATGTTATCGTACCAATTCAAAATCTATAAGCTTGTGAAGTCTGTAGTTGACCAACACGGGCTAGTGGCCATAACCCACATGTGAGGCAGCATAATCCTCAGGAGGCAACTGTATCCAAACGTGAAAAGCTGCTTCACCGCTAAGAGTTTGTTGCCCTGTAAAGCTCATACTCCGCAAGGGAGATAATTCAACAAGAAAACTATCTTTCACGGACCTGGTTGCAGTTCTTTACACCTGCCAACTTCAGTGGAGCAATAACAcgtgtttcattttttttttaatcttcaacTCTTCATATAGTTGTTGCCTGTATCTGGCGCCTGGGACTTTGTGACCATAACTTAGTTTCGATTCAATTGTGCGCAGTGGCCATTTACTTGCTAGAAGCTACTCTTCATATATTCCGTATCTAggttaaattaaagtaatataagaGAATATGAATGAGATATCATGATGCTAATTAGTAATGAACCAAATGGACTAGCATTCTGGCATTGTTTTGTTATTATCCCTTGCCAGGACAAGGAAAATAGGCTGCTGTTTAGTCCTTAAGTAACTTTCCAACTTTATATCCATCTCTAAACTTCAGTAAAATATCACTAATGACCAAACCTGACTACTTGACTTGAAACTCCTGATAATTTCTTAAAGAAAGGAACTTATTGACCGTCACCACTGGTCCCAATTGCTGAAAGCAGTGTAGTCTTCAAATCATTGATATCCTTAAGCAATTTCTCATTCTCCCAGGTACTCCTCTGTATCTGAACTTGTAATGCTGCATTACGGGGCGTGGGGAAGTGGATTGGAAAGGTTACAAAACATCACTGTCAATAATCAACATCTAATActttattaactttaataattagttttatatacCAAAATTTGTGCATATATATTAAACTCCCTGTGTATGTTGTCTTATATTTGGTTTCGTGtgagaaaataaattgtaaGTAAAGGACTAGCAAATTATCCCAAACAGCACAAGCAATTCTCACAGAACACagatacaacaaaaaaaatgtctCTTGCCACTAGCGATACACTGATCACAAGAGAAATTTGAAACCTGTTTTCCTATTCAATTCTTATATTGATAGTAATATAGAGCATTCATTGGACTAAGGTTAAAAAATATACCTGAGTTCGAACTATGAAGATCTTCAAGAATCTCCTCCACAAATGCCAATACTGAATTTTCCAagacattatttttcttatccataagttcaatttcattttggagggaatctttttccaacaacaAAGATCTCACTTCACAATCTTCTCTCTTATCAATTTCTTTCTGAAATTCCTGACATAGTGTTGTAAAAGCTCCCCTGTATAGAAAGTAATCACTCAGTCATCAAAATTGAGATGTAGCGTTGCGAAAGATAATGTCAGTTCCACGGAGGACTAACTTCGTTTTAGAATTAGATCCCATGATGAGAAAGCTTGAAGTGAGGATTCAAATTGTATTCGAAGTTGAAATACATAAACACACAGACAAATATATGAAGGCGCTAATGCATATGTTCTATTATATTAGCAACATAGCAAgcaaagagaagtgagaaactAGTTTCGAAAACTATATTCAGTCAGCTAAAGGATCATAGAACAGGTCCTCAAACTAGATCCTATATTACTTTTAGAAATAACACGGATCCCATACTTCGTATGAATCTCCGGGGGCAGTTTTTGTCATTTCAATTCCTCAAAGTGCCCCAAAATAAATGCGTAGACATATAGCAATCTTATAGCCTTACATCTACTTCAAAACTGATACTTCTTGCTTTATATGATTGGTTTTTGAGATATGTTGCCGCCTATGAAAAATAACCTCAGCATTTGCTGGCGGAGTTACGGAAAACCCCGGTTCAAAATTAGACTTCAATAACTTCATCTGTGTATACTAATTAAGAGTTTATCAATACCGtttttcatccatttcattAACGATCCCATCCCGCTTCATTCTAAGCCAGCATAACTCCTTCTCCAAGGTACTCACTGAAGCCTTTAAATCAGCTATAAATGAATAGAAAAACATTGTGACTATTTACGTAAGTTGAACAGCAAAAATAAGATCTCCAATCTATGAATTGTTCAAGGAAAATTAGTTAAAGATCCAAATTCCGATAAATGAATGCTTTCTAAAGTAACTGCTAACTAAAACTTCAAATCTGAAACATTTATTTCATTCAGAATTAGCTCTTGTATATGGAAGCAATCATCTCCAGAACGTCGGAAAAGGGACGGAAAATTTTTTTGAGGAAGGAacatacatatttaattttggaCGAATAAATTTAATGTCACTATAAACTACATAGACCAAGCTTCATGAGTTTGGAAGAAACATACTATTGGAGTGCGCAGAGGTAGATATGTTGAGTAATACTTACATTAGTGGAAAGAGCTCACACATATAATATCTTAACAGTTTGAATTGGATGTAATGTCACATTTGCTTATATAGTTCTCTCGACCTATTTTGTGGTGCAAGTCTGACAAAGATGCTCACTGTTATATAAAGATGTGCATGTGGAGCAGCATTCAAGCGACAACGACCCATACATCTAATGTTTTGAggttttaggttaaaaaaaaatattagaggTCAATATGTAAACTTAACACGGAGTGAAAAATCAAGACTATGAACCTGCTTGGATAAACTAATGTATTTATAGGAGTTTCTctattgaaaagaaaactttatttttttaagtagcGAAACTCTCAAAAATATTTCTGACATGTTTCCAAACAATCCCTGCACTGCCTTCATTCTTTTCCAAAGGGGAGGGGTTAGTGGTACTAAGACTCAATTCATCAAACTTGTTAATTAACAAGTCCACAAAATCCTATAGTCTGTTATTACGATGTCTATGGACTTCGAAGTGAATCTGATAGGTGTAtggggaaaaaaaattattcagtCACTCAAAAAGAACTTGTAGCATCATACAAGGTCTGCGACATTAAATATTAGGAAATCAAGTCCAGAAAGAAAATTTCCAGAAATTTCAAGCTAAATCACAAATTATATTTGCTTTATCAAAAACAAGTTGCTTTTCCggtaaataattacatatttaaataatatttttgttactagtctattataaaataaaacgcacATAACTAAGTCCTAAAATCCCAGACCAGCAGGaagcaaaagaagaaagtaacaaaagtaatcaattaattttcGATCAGTTGATTTAGGATTTTTCACGCATGGATCAACTTATAGATGAATAAGGAATTTGAACCGTATATCATTACCGAGCAAATCTATAAATTGCAGTGCACACATGTAGCTAAACTATTTGATTGCCAAATGAGGTTTTCATGTATTGTTTCCAAAAAGTCAGGAATTAATATATGAGAGCAAACATCTAATACAGCAATGCATGTAACTAACTGAAAATTAGAAGATGAAGAGCGACTTGAAATTAGCAGAATCTATGATATACCAGCGACGGTGACGTATCCAACGGTGTCGAACTGCATGATGGCAGAGGTTTTGATCAAATCGGCTTCCCTAGTTGCCAAATCGGCCTCGATCTCCTCGCATTTGACGATGCTGGATTCAATCTCTCGAGTAATCTCTATAGTAGCCTCCATCTCTTCGTTTACCTGCTTTTCTCCAACATAAATCAACAACGAACGAAGAAAGAAATAGAGAGGATGAACACAGATGCATACATACCTGATCCAGCATTTCCTTCAGAGATGAAATTTGAGCAAGAATCGCTCCAGAATCTTCcatgttttctcttcttctttgtgTTATGCAATGCAACCAACGAACCAGTGCTACCACCACTTTCCAGCAGCTCAATACCAGATTTCCCGCGCTATTTAATGTATAAcagaaaaaattgaagaaatggattaaggtatatatatatatatatataatatttgaaaaacaaaagaaaatatccGTGTAACAGTTCAAATAATTCACGAGgcatatgtataaatataaaagtaatagaaattaatttcaGTAACTACTAACAAATTAGAATATGAAAATCAATGCAATGGTTCTAAGCAAGTCTTGTTTCGGAAAGGTATTcgaatttttagtaaaaatataaatcatgaaaattaattatacaaaGTTGAGTTTTatatcattcatattttttactttttaaatatttttttcttacatttcttaataaaaattatcattgtactcttttaatttttaaaacaaacacctactttttatatttttaataaatattcttcattattcttataattttaacataGTAGCATAACATtcatgtcttattttatttaaaattaactataattaaaaagtaatgtttttaaaacataaaagtcataGAATGTACTATAAGCAAGAAATTAAATGGTTTAATTAAAAAGTGCACTGTTTTTTTAAGTtcttaaatgatattaaaatttggAAAGGATTCATATAATAGAAACCCATATTCGATTTTGTATATCTCACGTAACcccaatcaaatttataaataacacCAAACATAAAAAAGAGAGTTGATAAgttaaaatagaaagataaataaaagtgTAACGAATGACCATTTAATTAGTCCCAAATccaacaattaattataattcaaatcatATAACAATTTATCAGTAAAACTAATCAAATCATCAAACATACAGTTGGTTatgaatcaaaataaattaatattaatgttaatcaaTTTACGCTTAAGATATGAATATTTGcaattaagtattaattaagTATTagattaatgttaattaaaactttactttaaaacatataaataaatatttaagttaaaaatatagattatttgtatttattactacattaatgattaattattaagataaattgACTTCAATATTAAAATGTCTTCTacaaatgattttaaatataaagttgGATCTATAATATACTTAAAACATATTAGTTGGTTATGaatcaaaacaaattaacaTTAATGTTAATCAATTTATGACTAAGGTATAAATATCTGCAATTAAGTATTAGATTAATGTTAATCAAAatctatttcaaaatttacaaataaaattttaagatataaatataaattatctgTATTTATTACTACATTAATAACTGATTATCAAAGTAAATTGACTTCAATAGGAGAATGTCTTCtgcaaataattttaaacataaagtTAGACCTATAATATacctaaaacaaaaacaatgaaaatactattgtttttaaaattataagccatctttttcatctcttaaattttttttacctgtagtaaattttaaaatcttttctaCACTGTAGttaacttcttcttttttttaatatttttctgctgacatacattttttttaaaataattaaactaaaattgttttaaattgtgtTGATTGGAAATCCGCTAAAGTAGGGAGATAGAATAATGGAAGTGTGAAGATGACTTTTGCATGTATTGACAATTACATAGGTATACTAAAACTTaggataaaaaattatgtaaattattgttttttcttgtaCGAAAATTAATTCATGTTTTTGACATGCaaggataaaattaattataaattcatgtaaaaagtgttttttcttcataaaaagtatggaaaaaaaatactttaataataacgtatacaagaaaataagagtaattaatttaaataataatttgagtatTCGTAACGTCACTACCCTTTTGGGTCTTCTTTTCTTCTACTCAATTGGAAAGGTTGTTGTCATTTGAAATCAAAAGAAAGTCCCATGAGCATGCAGACGCTGACCCTCTTTCGCTTCCCCCAACCAATTTCTCAAAACGCTGTCGTTCCCAGCTACGCCATGTCTCGTTCCTCCGAAACCTCCTTTCCCACCCTCACCACTACT comes from the Vigna radiata var. radiata cultivar VC1973A chromosome 2, Vradiata_ver6, whole genome shotgun sequence genome and includes:
- the LOC106778087 gene encoding uncharacterized protein LOC106778087; amino-acid sequence: MEDSGAILAQISSLKEMLDQVNEEMEATIEITREIESSIVKCEEIEADLATREADLIKTSAIMQFDTVGYVTVAADLKASVSTLEKELCWLRMKRDGIVNEMDEKRGAFTTLCQEFQKEIDKREDCEVRSLLLEKDSLQNEIELMDKKNNVLENSVLAFVEEILEDLHSSNSALQVQIQRSTWENEKLLKDINDLKTTLLSAIGTSGDGQ